The Pecten maximus chromosome 6, xPecMax1.1, whole genome shotgun sequence DNA window CACGTACAAAAACATGTCTTGTTttcttgtctttttttttttttttatcttttatgtATAACTAGTATTTGACCTGGTCACCAAAATATCTGATAAAATCTTTCTATCAAAAACAATATAGATGAAGCATAACAAAGGCGTTGTGGTTACTTCTTGCATACTGAATCGTGTATTGTATCTTCTCCCTTATACGTGGGCTGTATCTTCTCCCTTACACGTGGGCTGTATCGTCTCCCTTACACGTGGGCTGTATCTTCTCCCTTACACGTGGGCTGTATCGTCTCCCTTATACGTCGACTATATCTTCTCCCTTACACGTGGTCTGTATCGTCTCCCTTACACGTGGGCTGTATCGTCTCCCTTACACGTGGGCTGTATCTTCTCCCTTATATACGTCGTCTGTCCGTGAGGAACCCACATCATGGCTTGGGACTGCGTGGAGAGATTCCTTGCAATCACATCTTTTAACAGTTGCTAATCATCAACTTAAGGATGAACAACCAAAAAAGGTAacctaagggaggtaactcgtgtgtgtgttttttttaacaaccaAAGGATGGTAACCTAAGGGAGGTAACGCGTGTGTTAAACTTCATACAACCAGAGAGAGGTGTcctaagggaggtaacctaagggaggtaacctaagggagataatctaagggagataatctaagggaggtaacctaAGGGAGGTAatctaagggaggtaacctaagggaggtaacctaAGGGAGGTAATCTAAGGGAGGTGTCCTAAGGGAAGTAACGCCTGTGTGAAACTTCATACAACCAGAGGGAGTTGTCCTAAGGGAGGTGTcctaagggaggtaacctaAGGGAGGTAATCTAAGGGAGGTAATCTAAGGGAAGTAATGCCTGTGTGAAACTTCATACAACCAGAGGGGGGTGTcctaagggaggtaacctaagggagataatctaagGGAAGTAACACGTGTGTGAAACTTCATACAACCAAAGGATGGTAACTTGGGTATGGATTTTCCATacaatttcattgattttattatatttccttTTGTGCCACTCTCCTCCTTAATACAATTGCCATGATAATGGGCTTATGCCAGGCCAGTGTAAAGACCTCCTGTAATAATGATTAACGATAACCATTAATTACATGCACACGTTGCTATtaaacaatgtgtactaatgaGCTAACTCTcacatattaaaataaattgacaTTGAAAAAACACAGTTTAAGTCCCTTAACTGGACATCCACATCATGTCACTACCACTTAATGACCTTACCAAAGCCTGTTACGTATCGATAGAATAAAAGCTATGCACTATGAGTATGAattatattttgtgtataaaACTACTTTGTGTGACAGAAAATACGGTTTAGAGACCAAAAACATTCGatattgaaatatcaatttggatttgaaaacaaaaactacaaaaatactgcaataaataactaaataactaaataactaaataaataaattcgtGTTATCTGTGTTGTATGTGTTAAGATTTCATTGCTACAATGAAAATCTATTCCGGGTTtggtttacaaaaaaaaataaataaaaataaaaccagaAGCAAAAAAATCTTTGTGCCAAAAAGTGCAGGTATCAATGTGTAATCTTTGACGTCGTGTCCCTGCAACGTTACGCTTCACAAGACGACGCCATTGTTTATGGAGTAGCCAACGCAGTTTTCCGTTTTCTGATAAAATAAAACTTCCTTCAAGTAAGCATTGtataaaaaaggaaatttacATCAGGAAAAATAACCTCATTTTCTACCATCTCTTTGATTGACATTGAATCTCTAACAAACTAATTACTGGTTTTAAAAATAACCAATTTTGAAGAATGCTGACATTAAACTATTTATCAACATTACTATACAACGTGTAAAACTGTGTCCTGGCACTATCATTACTtatcactggaacttcatacttgaaGTTGTTTTGGCGATGTGTCAGGTATCAAAAgaaggtcactctgacctacattttgacttGGACCAACATCAAAGAAATCGTTTTTCTGGGCTCATTCAACTCACCTTATTTATAACGAACGGATCATCTATGCGTGCTTGGAATATATCAGGTGGGGAAACCACATTACCGGGCTGGTCAGCCTGGCCGGGCAGCGAGCATGAACGTGGCAGCAGCCTTAATGAATGTAGCGGGGTTCCTGCGCCGTTTGTCTCATCATTATAAGAGTATTAAGGACGGTTGGATCTTGTCCCAGATTCGTATGCACATCAAGTGAGATTGGGGCTTTACAGAAACGAGCTCAAATGAGCGGTGACGTAAAAACCACATGAGTCGCGGCATCAGCCTAACGTAATGTAGGCGGGTTCTTAAGGCTTTTGACGTTTGTCTTAATATTTCAAGAGTACATGTACTTAGGTATTCGGTTAATAGAATTGACATCGAATTgagatatatacatacctatacatataaaaacacacacacacacacacacacacaacgcATCTCGCCGAGTGGGTTGACATTCAGAATGGTCTTTTAAAGGAAGTTCAAATGTCTCGATCAAGATCCGCAAACACAAGCAATTCGCATGTGAAATATGAAAGGCCTATCTTGTAAGTTAGCATACAGCGGCCAAGATTAAagctgttttttttgttgttgtttttttcaaatgaacGGTCAAGGTGAGCAGGTCCACAAATTCAGAACCGATGGAAAGGTCACAATAATCACACGTCAAATATCTATTTAATAAGCTGTATCCTGTATTGATAAATACGTATTTGTTAAAACGTTTACATGCCTGTCTATGGATGCCGAAGCCGGGGGTATAGAAATAGTTCCACCGAACTTTATCCTGGTGAGCTACCTTCCTCAATTGGTGTTTTTGATAAATCAGACAAAACCTTACCCTGAAAataggtcatttatatgagacAAGATTTGCAGACGACAGCCAGAATGATTCCAGTATACCATCGCCTACTCCCCACTTCGTTACAGAGGGTATAAACGGGTCGAACGATTTACCCCCAAAACACCCCAAAACACTATTCGATGAGTGTTTTCGAAAATTGACACGTTTAGTTATTATCATTAACAGTAAAATACTTTTATCACGATCTAAAAACTTGTAACTCTCACATTAGAAATTGCAATTTTCAATGCACATATATACGCGCTTGCAACTCCCACGGTATGCTGCCAATGTGATTGGGTATGCTGCCTGGAATTTATGTTTATTCTGGGCATTGCAACAATCTACGATGCATGTTATCATTGTGATGTTTTAATTGTTACTATTGATtctgattgttatatatagttgAAAAAAATAACTCTTCTGAGTTGAAGTTGTATTGTTACAAATACGACTCTACATAAAAATCATTGTTtcttaatacattgtacatcatatTTACTTCCCTCAGTTTCACATTGTCAGTGACAGCCGACGGGTAAGGCTGATTTGGTTGGACGAGAGGAAACTCGGGCATCATCATACATGTCTAGGAAATGTAGTTGGACGTAATTTATTTATCGTGGATTAATTTAAGAAtcaaccaatttttttttttttatttcgaaaCAAACGTCGACATGTGCCTCCTTAACTTTGTGCTAAATGCAAGCCTCGAATGACCCAGATGAACTTCCGGAACAATCACTTCCggaaaaaatgtaaacaaaaacctCCCAAACAAAAAGGCTTGCTACCAGTTTCGTCAGATATTTTAGATGTTATTTGGTGTGATTAAGGATTGACGTTTCTAGATCTCATTGAATTTATATCTGTACAttcttatatttcaatatagGTTATCAAATCGAAAGCGGCACTAGCTGACGGCAGGTACTTATATAGGTAACAGGCCGATCGCGAGGTGGACTGACTTTTGAATGACGTGGGGTAACTAAGTGTATGTATAACTTACTCTAAACAATGTACCGGCGCTATTTGGATATACTAAAGACTTTCATTTTCGGAGACACCGCTACACCGACCGACGATGGACTTGAGTCAAAGAACGAAAAAGAAGAAAGCGCTCGTGAGAGTAATGGACAGAATGCAGAATCAATTATATCGGACGAGGTCCGGGCGATATGGGAGAAGTAAGATTGTGGCATGAATACTGTTGATAGATGTTGGTGAAATTacactgttttttttatagagAAGAATTAAGGTCATGTAAAACATAATTTCGTTTTCACTTTTTTTGCATACTTGCATCTCGCACCGCttaattatattattgtaaagTATTACCGCGGTAATTTCTCTACTGGGCTCGGGTACCTGCAGTGATCAGACAAAATGTGAAACTCTTAATCTCCTCAGTATAAATAGGCGTACAGAACTCTGCCTTCTGTAAAAATAAAGTGTTTCAAACTGGAATATACAACACTAGTAAGTTTTATGTTAATGAATATCTAAgtgcattttatttttcatttttccccctttttagTGAACAGCAGAGATTGAAGACAAATGTGATCGACTCAGATGCAGATGTTGTGAAGCAGATGCGACGAGCTAGAGAACACGACCAGGAGGGCATACGACGTCAATTTTACCTTGGAGGTGTGGACATCTCATTTGTAAAGGGTGATAATGTTAATGCCTGTGCTGCATTAGTAGTGGTCAGCTTTCCAGGTCTAGAGGTGGGTAAAGCAGGGTCTGAAATTATGTCTACAAATCCTGAATCCTATTTTGTTAAGTACATATTAGATATTAGATACTATGTATACGTTCAAATAAAAACTTTTCAAATTActtatgaaataaagaaaaatgtgGACAGGGCTCACAAAGATATACCTCCACCTCCCTCATACCGAAAACAAATCTGTAAGAATACATGCATAGAGTACAGGTCATACCGAAAACAAATCTGTAAGAATACATGCATAGAGTACAGGTCATATTACAGAGCTAGAGaaaatttctatatatatatatatcagaggGAATTCCAATATAAAGCCTAGTGGGAGGATGTTAATGTCTTGAGAGCGTGGAGTCACTAGTTCAAACCCCAATGCAGGCAGGTTAATATTTTACTACTCATTTTTTTCTTACAAATCTACCCAGGGGTTCATTAGGTATTTTGTACACAAGCTTTTTATTCTGAAGTGGTCAAGGGTTTTAACATTGACTGATGACCACCAACATCTAAACAGGTGTAGGATTTCATGCTGTGCTATTATGTAAAAAATATGAATCTGTAAATAAGGGgaaatttgtaataaaattaatttcttacatatttataatatcAGATGGTCTGTTCCTCAATTCTCACTGGCTTAAACATGGTTACATAGAggttaatattttgtaatattgacCTGATGTTTCCGTTTCTAGAAACACCAAATCAATATTGGGTTTTTATGTCATAATCATATTGTGACAGCACAATTAATGCCATAGTGTAAATTGCCTTTTATCAAGATAAATATAATGCAATTCTACACAGAGGCTTTTGCAAACATGCAAGTCTTATATAAATTAAGAACCTTTGATTTGGTCAATATGGTATTGTACCAACCTGGTAGAATCTAAAATATTGACCTCAGGCTTACATGTGACTTACGTTTCTTTAACCAGTCAACTAATTATAAGTAACTATGTTGGTCCTACTTTCAGGTTGTTTATGAAGATTATGAGATGATCAAATTGACTGCTCCGTATGTGTCTGGGTTCCTAGCATTTAGAGAGGTGGATTTTATTGTGGCTTTGTATAGAAAAGTCGAGAAGAATGACCCGGAACATACACCAGATGTAAGCTACACTTGTTTTATAGGTCAACAAATGTTATCATCCACAggatttatctccccttataaATCAAAGGTAAGTTACACAACATGggattgatgtacatgtatatggcttttctttcactctcgtcagttattttcaaaagttacaaaaaacatgAGCTTTAGCAAGCTATTCTCAGGATGAATTTTCCGGATCGGGAAATTACCAGCAGACCATCCATTGATAATTTAGTTGAAGGttaatttctttttgaaagaaaataaacagTTACATTGCATGTATAATTAAATGAAAGAACTGAATTACATTGTGATATGTTTTTCTTGAAGTTTGATCCTTTGTTTCAGGTCATTCTTGTGGATGGTAATGGGATTCTACATCATCGCCGTAAGTAAAGATTTCAGACTGATGTTAACGTGATCTGATTGAGTATTGATTGAAAATTgcataaaaatacaaaatgtatgattaagtaagaatgtttttattttctatagttgccatgtacatgtattcaatgAAACAATCTGGTGTATTTCAAAGATTACCTTTgatatgaattccctatatgAATGtgatacagatttattacactttattacaggtaaatagGAGTACATGTAAGGTATAGTGTTTTATGTACAAGAACAAAGTTGAATGTGTAGGAAAAGATTTGGAAACTGAATTCAATGATCATATGAGGTGTAACatgtattttctataaattcAAAAGTAATTTGGCTGTACATGGACTTGCAGAATTCGGGCTGGCTTGTCATCTAGGTGTGATTTTGGACATCCCATGTATAGGTGTAGCAAAGAAGTTGTGTCAGGTTGATGGTTTAGAAAAGGACGAAGAACATTTAACCAAGGTTTGTAGGCTTGTAGATTGTCCTTGAGCAACACATTGCAATAAATAACAAATTGATTAAATCCCTTAACAactatcagatatatatttgtattgttaatgTTGCCAAAACTAAAGTGCTGGTACCAGTATCGTAAATATACTACAACTATGGCCAGAATGTTTCTTTTTTACCATTAATTTACCTTTATCTACATCATGTTAAGAATATTTCATGTTGGcaaaaaatacaggtaaaaagtAAAAACTTTTAGTAATTATACCTGCTGTataaactattatatataattagtacacTGTACCTTATGGAAGAGTGACTTTATTTCTGTCTGGATTAGATCAAGGAGCTGAATAAGGGAGGCGATATGTTCCCACTGATTGGTGACTCAGGGAGATGTTTAGGAATGGTGAGTGTATATGTTAATGAGTCCCCCACTGGGAACTGGGTTAACGTACATGTAGGTGAGGTGTTGTGTGATGTAACCtaagtaggtcactctgacctgtATAATAGAAAAGTTACATACATGGGGCTTGGGTTCACCTAGGCAAGGCATTATGTCATGTAAAGTAGGTCACGCTGACCTTCATTTTGACTTTCATCAAAGAAATGATTGTTTATGTActactggaacttcatacttgaggcatgggttcatcCTTCTTGTGTTCACTTGCATTGAACATCTGATGTCTCCTACTGAAATTAGTGATATtcctttatttacatgtatactactTATTACTGAATCTTGTTGGCCTGTCAAACATTCATTGTGTAGAATTAGTTCCCACCTGAATTTATCAACTGTACATTCTTGGCATATAATTTGACGTCCTGGGGACTGTAATTTGTTAATTGTCTTATTTTGTTTGGAAGAtgattactgtaaatcacttatattttatgtatgatTAATTTTCACCTTGAAATCTGAGAAGAGGCCATCATGAATTCAAATCCTTCGGAattatttgtacaaaaataaCACTTTTGGATGACCACCAAAATATTGGTCATCGTTATAGGGAGTCTTGCTGAGTCCACTACTCTTAAAACTCATCATTTACTTTGAAGTAATTTCTAGATCAGCATTTGCGTAATCATGTATTCACAATATGTCTGAAAAGGTAAaaattcatgaaataaaatatttatgaaatctAAGTGGTGTACAGTTACTGTAGTTCTGCAAGGAAATTGAACAGTTTAATCTAATTCAATTTAGAAATCAACTTTATTCTGCTGTGAAATTTGCTTGAAGCTTACATTTTAAATGTCTCATACATCATTGCAGTGTTGACATGTTTTCAGACTCTAAGGAGTCATGATACGAGTACCAACCCCATCTATGTCTCCACGGGACACCGTATCTCTCTGGACTCGGCGACATGGCTGGTCCACCAGTGCTGTAAATACCGAGTACCAGAACCTGTCAGACTGGTAAACACCTACATACATCACGTTTATTGGATCAATAGATAAGATCTGATATTTTCATCAGAAGTTGTCGTAGTATGAGACATTATATCTCGTATTAGATCCTTATAATGATTCTTCTGTGGCAAAATTAAGTCATCGTGATTCAGGACAACTACTTTAGAGCGTTTtctaattatcttttttttctttctttatttctaGGCAGATGTCAATTCCAGAGAATACCTGAGGAACAATTTTAAAGCAGACAAACCATCAGATCCAATCAATGATGTTTGAAGACAGCTTGATATATAGtggtttaaattatttttttcataagaCATTATTAACTTCATTTGTACAGCCTCTAATTTTAGatgatttaattttgtttacaattataCATTTAGATCAAgtgaaatgttttgaaaatgtcAAAAGCACATAAAAGTCATCTAAAATTGTTTCAAAAACATACTTCGGTCAAAATGTTATCCATGGACTATCTATGATAAGATTTATGGAGTTTTAGAGTGCACAAGCATGCACAGAGATGATTTTTCTCTCCATTTAAAATCTATAATGAGGTAAAATGACTTTTTAATGGACAATTAAGAATTTCTTAATACTTAATTGACATTTCAGTCTAatttttattaggtcacctgagatgacgtccataaacaatttacattttcgacttctccaaaaccgctgaaccaaattcaatgaaatttggcggAAAGCTTATATGGCTAacggtcaaccaaaattgtgaattataaggtacccaccccccaggggcctgaggggtggggccaaaaaggttCAATTAGACTAAaacttcttctctactctcagatatggtggaatcaaacactcagggggctgatgggcaggactaaaaaaggtcaaattgactgaaatttcaaaaatcttcttctctactctcagatatgatggaatcaaacactctttatagatggaaggggctttaccaaaattgtgaatttcatgacattggggtctcacgtttgcccctagggaggtaataaactttattatagtttataaaggggaatcacatttttgactatcatttgtttgatttctattggaattaattctaatttggttaatattaacagcatgggatgacagtttgatggtatgcacatgttggccctgactgacccctagcTTGGACTGAAGGGGCCAAatagggtcaattaaattaactgaaatatttcaaatctcaggtgacctttaaggcccattggcctcttgtgggtttttttaataCATGTGCTGTACTTATAACATTGTAAGTTTGATTTGTGTCTTACATACAAATAGTGACTGCATTTTAGCCACCTCCCCAATTTTGGTCAATCTTTTTTCACTGAGAGGGCTTATTTGCAGTAAATATGAtaacataaatgaaaaatatcagtcaatttgtaaaaaaatctagtttaaaataaatgtattcatTCATTACCTTGTGTAGCTAAGATACACAAAACATATCAATGTCTGTGATAACATATTTCCATGACTGCCTGTATTCTACCACTTGTTTGTTTAtagatttttaaataaatttatgttgttgaaaaaattatattttatgaataaattataaaattttcTATAGATATGTATGCTTTGTTTTTGTTGGTACTGTAGTGAAAAtcgggggagttatctcccttggttggaGCTCATTCCGCACGTGAGCTAGTATAAAATCCCGCGGGGTGTCAGAGAGCGGTCTCTTTGATCCTGAACCCTGCAATGCACACATACAGCCACTAAACGTGAGTACTCGTCACTGTATTGTATGGGTTTTGGGATACGGGAGCATTCAATAGTCTtctagagaaggctggtgaGAACCCTacaccagttttctctacacTGGTGTCAGAGTGTGTGAGAATTTCACGccaaattctatttttttttctacatgtTTGTTCAACTTAGTGTCGTCCTGTTCCGGACAGCACGTGTCAgcgccattttgttttgacctgcaCATGTTGCCTACGGAGCAGAACGACACTCTGTCGGACTATTagggtgtttttttttgctAACTATTTGTAGGTTAGGGTAGGTTGGAACGATTTAATTGTCGTTccaacaaacatttttgtttttttcgtgTTTTTGCTGGTACACTTGATCGTGTGGGCCGCCCATATCGGCGGCATACAAAGGCCGAGTGTACAATTATACAGTGacataggtttttttttaattagaaattaGTTTAGGTAGTTATTTTTATACGGCTACGCACCTGTGCTGTGGGCCGCCCATTATATTTTGGCGGCGTACGGAGGAGGTGTGTTATAATCGCACGTATTTTAGGTTAGATTAGTTAGTGTTAGGAAACTTATTTTTAGTTATAGGAAATTAGTGTTAGGTTAGTATTAGGATAGCATAGAttagatataattacatgtattattggtgttattttaTATAGCACCACACAACAGTAGCCACACAGAGATAAACACATGTAAAAactgtgttgtttattttcacaCCACCCATTTTGcatatataaactgtgttgtgttgtttacTTCTACACCACCCATTTTGcatatataaactgtgttgtgttGCTTATTTACACCACCCTGTGTTATTTATCATCATATTTAAGACATGCCCTGCATTAATTTAAGAGAAGCAACAGAGGAGGAACTCTGTTCCCTCCCAGGTATAGGGGAGGTGTCAGCAGGAAAGATAATAGAGATTAGGGGAAATGGGGATTTAACTTTGTCTGCCCTAAAGGAAATCAGGGTTACAAAGAGTACTTGGCTAGAATGGATAGGGCAGGGGAAAATTACAGGCATTAACTTAATGCCAACCTCACCACCCCATTCACCCACTCCCTCCAGAGAGTCACACTCTCCTAGTAAAAACTTAGAAAGTCGCCTGGATAAACAGGACGATGCAATGAGGGACATGAACCTCAAATTTACAGAGTTATGGGGTAAGCTTGATAAATTTATGGTAGACAGGGGGACAGCGGAACTCTTGAAGGAGGAGTCCGCTGTTACCAGGTCAATTCCTGGTAAGGTGGTACAACCGGGAACAATTCAGCTAACCACCCCTAGTGGGGCGCAGTACATCCATGACCAGGTACCACTAGACCCCCAGCCCTTAGAACCCACAGTTCCTGACTTTCCGCCAGTATGGGGGGAACCCACCCAACAACGGGAGGCACCAGGGGGGTTGGTCATGTCGGGGAACCTTCCACAAGGTAACCCTTATCTGGACAGCATCATAAATGTACTACCTAGGGATGGTCGATACATAAGGGATCAAGTTACCTCATACCCTCCCCAATCTAAAGCCAATACATGGGGGATACAGATATCGCCTGAACAACAAGACATTAAAACATCTTGGGGTTTTCCAGAACCTCAGAACAACATGAACAGTTCTGTGGATCAGCCACCGGTATCTATGGGCATTACCAGATCCTATGTTGGGGACAATCTACCAAGTCAAGGTTATGGATTTCAACCAGGTCCCCAGGTAACAGGCAGGCACCCAGTATCTGCTGGAGTCCAGACATTTGCTGACTTAGACCCTTTATGTTCCAGGGACCTGGGTGGTTATGGTGGTAACATTACTACCAATTTACCACCGAATGATTATGGGGGGTCTACACCCATACCACACCCACAGATACATGACATGCCCACAGCCCCTGTATGTAGGCCCAATGTAGAAACTCCCTTATTAGGGTACATAGATGGCCTCAGTATACCAAACCGTGTTAAACCGGATAACTCAGGGGATAGTAAACCTCCTCCCAATATGGGAACAGAGACCCACGTGGGGAATACAGCTGTTAAGTATACCCGTAGAGGTTCAGTAGACAGTCAGTCAATATACCATAGAGTcccagggggggggggaggcacACATATGATAGGCATAATCGGGACGACCACGGTTCTCGGCGCGGCTCAACCGATCGAGGGGCCGCTGACAATAGGCGTGCCCGCAATCCGCGTCGTGCCCGAGTGGAAAACCGCCGTGCCGACTCATCGGACAGTGAACCATCTGACTTAGATCTCTCTAGTCAGGAGGAGCCTAATGTGGAGTCATCCAGTGACAACCTCAACCGACATCGGAGAGATGGACACCGCCACCACCGACATCGCAGTAAAAGCCCGCAGCGCCACAAGATGCCAACATTTACTGGTAAGGATAGATGGGAACCCTTCATCCTAAAATTTGACCGCATAGTAGCCGACAACGCATGGTCAGAGCGTAAGACAATTAACCGGTTCTTTGATTGTCTAAGCGGGGACGCGCTAGAATATGCAGATAAACTACCCGGCGCGCTCTCCTTTCATCGGCTAAAAAAGAAGATGAAGGAGAGATTCAGTGACAAGGATGTACCTGTAGTAGCTAGGCGCGAGCTCCAGTATGCCAAGCAGGAAGAAACGGAGACCCTTGCTGAGTACGCTCAGCGTATCCAAACGCTTACCAATGATGGGTATGCTTATGCTGATGAGACCACCCAAGATCAAATCGCGACAGAATCCTTCTTAAAAGGATGCCGGGAGAAGGTGGCGGCTCAAAAAGCAATGGAAAAGAATCCCAAGACGGTTCATAAGGcccttaaatatataaaggcCTCGGTAGCGAACCAGCGCGCGTTATTTGGCACACGCTCATCACATTTTCCGAGTAGACAGGTGGAGTTCGCTGAAGGCACCAAACCCGGGGACGGTGAGACACCGCAGGATATTATTAAAATGCTACGCGATGAGGTAAATGATCTCAAACGATCGCTTACGCGTGGTGGGACAGCTAACTCACCGTACTACCAGCCTCGGCCCCCACCTCCATACCATAATCAGGGTGGAGGTGAGGTGGCATCTCCGTATTACCCGCCGGCGGGGGATCCACGTTGGTATCCTCCGTATCGCGAAGGGAATCGAAATCCCGACCGAAGACCTCGATCTCCCGGGTACGACGGATCCCCGCGGCGCTTCCAACGGTCAACGGATAATGACGGCCGTCAATTTCTGCCTAGGGACCGGGATCGTTCCCCTACTGCTGACCGGAAGACGTGGGACCGAGGACGTAACTCTACACCACCAGGATGGAGTAATGGTAGGAGCCAGGGCAACACGGAAGACAGCCGCGTCCCGGTAAACAATTCCATGTCCCCAGACCGCCAGAAAAGCTTTCCTAGTCGGTCCTGCTCTCCGTCACCATCAAACAATGGGTTCCGGGATCCAGCCCCCCATAGGGAAATAAAGTTGGTGGTCTCTGAAGGCAGCAGCCTCACTATACCAGTAACTTTGAATGGAACGTCCATAAGAGCAGTCGTAGATACAGCCGCCACCATGACGTTAGTCCGGAGAGGATTATTGGACCATCTGAACGGGCCGTTAATACTTGGAAAGCGCGTACAGCTCCGAGGGTTCACCGGCAACGTGGAGAACGTGTGGGAAATAAAAGATCTACTCATCGGCGTGGGAGACATAGTAACCCCCTGGACGGTATGTGAAGCACCGATTACCGACGACATGTTGCTGGG harbors:
- the LOC117329289 gene encoding endonuclease V-like encodes the protein MYRRYLDILKTFIFGDTATPTDDGLESKNEKEESARESNGQNAESIISDEVRAIWENEQQRLKTNVIDSDADVVKQMRRAREHDQEGIRRQFYLGGVDISFVKGDNVNACAALVVVSFPGLEVVYEDYEMIKLTAPYVSGFLAFREVDFIVALYRKVEKNDPEHTPDVILVDGNGILHHRQFGLACHLGVILDIPCIGVAKKLCQVDGLEKDEEHLTKIKELNKGGDMFPLIGDSGRCLGMTLRSHDTSTNPIYVSTGHRISLDSATWLVHQCCKYRVPEPVRLADVNSREYLRNNFKADKPSDPINDV